The sequence below is a genomic window from Lysobacter capsici.
AATGCCTACGAAGCCTCGTTGCAGAACGAGCTGTGGCTGATCCTGGCCGCGGTGATCTGCGTCTACATCGTGCTGGGTGTGTTGTACGAGAGCTATATCCACCCGTTGACGATTCTTTCGACGCTGCCGTCGGCCGGCGTGGGCGCGTTGCTTGCGCTGATGGTGACCGGATCGGACCTGGGCGTGATCGGAATCATCGGCATCATCCTGCTGATCGGCATCGTCAAGAAGAACGCGATCATGATGATCGACTTCGCCATCGACGCCGAACGCGAGCAGGGCCGCGCGCCGCGCGAGGCGATCCATCAGGCCGCGCTGCTGCGCTTCCGGCCGATCCTGATGACCACGCTGGCGGCGCTGTTCGCCGCGCTGCCGCTGATGCTGGGCTGGGGCGAGGGCTCGGAACTGCGTCGTCCGCTCGGCGTGGCGATCTTCGGCGGGCTGATCCTCAGCCAGATCCTGACCTTGTTCACCACGCCGGTGGTGTATCTGGCGTTCGACCGACTGGCGCGGCGACGTCGCGATCGGTCTTCGCGCGCGAACGATTCGGTCGCATCGGCTGATCCGTCCAGCCCCGCGCAGTCGCCGCCATGAACCTGTCCGCGCCGTTCGTGCGCCGTCCGATCGGCACCGTGCTGCTGACCATCGGTCTGGCGTTGAGCGGCATCGCGGCGTTCTTCAATCTGCCGGTGTCGCCGCTGCCGCAGGTGGATTTTCCGACCGTCTCGGTCAGCGCCAATCTGCCCGGCGCCAGCCCGGAGACGATGGCCTCGAACGTGGCCACGCCGCTGGAGCGAAGGCTGGGCACGATCGCCGACGTCACCGAAATGACCTCGCAAAGCTCCACCGGCCAGGCCCGGGTGACCTTGCAGTTCGATCTGGGCCGCAGCATCGACGGCGCCGCGCGCGACGTGATGGCGGCGATCAACGCCGCGCGCGGCGATCTGCCGGCGACGCTCAAGAGCAATCCGACTTATCGCAAGGTCAACCCGGCCGACGCGCCGATCATGATCGTGGCGATGACCTCCAAGAGCCGCACGCCCGGGCAGATCTACGAGGCGGCCACCAACATCGTGCAGCAGACGCTGGCGCAGGTCGAAGGCGTCGGCGATGTCGAGATCGGCGGCGGCTCGCTGCCGGCGGTGCGGGTCGAGATCGTGCCGTACGCCTTGTCGCGCTACGGCATCGGCCTGGAGGACATCCGCGCGGCGATCTCCGCGGCCAACGCCAACCGGCCCAAGGGCGTGGTCGAGAACGGCGACCGCGCGTTCCAGATATACACCAACGACAACGGCCAGACCGCGGCGGATTTCCGCGATCTGGTGGTGGCCTGGCGCGACGCCGCGCCGGTGCGCCTGCGCGATGTGGCGCGGGTGATCGACAGCGTCGAGGACGTCCACACCCTGGGCCTGTTCAACGGCGAGTCGGCGGTGGTGGCGGTGATCAGCCGCCAGCCCGGCGCCAACATCATCCGCACCGTCGACGGCGTGCGCGCGGCCCTGCCGGTGCTGCGCAAGCAATTGCCGGCGGATATCGAGCTGTCGATCGCGTCCGATCGCACCAACACGATCCGCGCGTCGCTGGAGGAAGTGGCCGCGACCCTGGTGATCGCCTTGATCCTGGTGATCCTCGTGGTCAGCGTGTTCCTGCGCAGCTGGCGCGCGACGGTGGTGCCGGCGGTCGCGGTGACGGTATCGATCCTCGGCGCGGTCGCGGTGATGTACCTGCTGGGTTTCAGCCTCAACAACCTGAGCCTGATGGCGCTGACCATCGCCACCGGCTTCGTGGTCGACGACGCCATCGTGGTGCTGGAAAACACCAGCCGCCATCTCGAACAGGGCATGGACCGGTTCGAAGCGGCGCTGCTGGGCGCGCGCGAGGTCGGGTTCACCGTGGTCTCGATCAGCCTGTCGCTGGTCGCGGTGTTCATCCCGCTGTTGTTCATGGGCGGGATCGTCGGGCGCTTGTTCCGCGAGTTCGCGGTGACCTTGTCGGCGGCGGTGCTGATCTCGTTGGTGGTGTCGCTGACCACCACGCCGATGATGTGCGCGTATCTGCTGCGGCCGCATTCGCAGAAAAAACCGCCGGGCCGGATCGGCGCGTTCTTCGACCGCCAGTTCGACCGCGCCCATCGCGCCTACGGCGCGAGCCTGCGCTGGGCGCTGGACCATGCGGCGTTGATGCTCGCCACCCTGGTGCTGGTGGTGGGTCTGAACGCGTATCTGTTCGTGGCGATTCCCAAGGGCTTCTTCCCCGAACAGGACACCGGCCAGTTGAACGGCGGCCTGCGCGCGGACCAGAGCATTTCCTTCCAGGCCATGCAGGGCAAGCTCAAGGAAATCGTCGACGTGGTGCGCAAGGACCCGGCGGTGGCGACCGTGGTCGGTTTCACCGGCGGCTCGCGCGCCGGCGGCGGCTTCGTCTTCGTCACCCTCAAGCCTAAATCTGGGCGCAAGGACAGCAGCGAGCAGGTGATCGCGCGCCTGCGCCCGCAGCTGATGCGGATCGCGGGGGCGACCTTGTTCCTCAATCCGGTCCAGGACGTGCGCCTGGGCGGGCGCCAGAGCAATGCGAGCTATCAGTACACACTCAAGGCCGACAGCAGCGATGCGCTGCGCATCTGGGCCGACAAACTGGCCGCGGCGATGAAGCAGCAGCCCGAATTGACCGATATCGATTCCGACACCCAGGCCCACGGCGTGGAGTCGTACGTGCAGATCGATCGCGCCACCGCTTCGCGATTGGGGATCACGCCGGCCGACATCGACAACGTACTGTACGACGCGTTCGGCCAGCGTCAGGTGTCGACCATCTACAAGAACCTCAACCAGTACCACGTGATCCAGGAAGTCGATCCGGCCTATGCGCGCGATCCGTCCGCGCTCAACGACGTGTACGTGCCGGCCAACAACGCCACGCCGACCAGCACCGGCGTGCAGGCGCAGTCCGGCTCGACCGCATCGCCGGTGCGCAACGCCTCGCAGGGCAGCGCGCTGACCCAGAGCGCGCGGCAGATGGTGCCGCTGTCGGCGATCGCTAAGTTTTCCGATGCCGCCGCGGCGACTTCGATCAACCATCAGGACGCGCAGCTGGCGACGACCATCTCCTTCAATCTCGCGCCGGGCAGTTCGCTCAGCGACGCGCAGGACGCGATCGCCCGCGCGCAGGCGCAGATCGGCATGCCGGCCAATGTCCACGGCAGCTTCCAGGGCACCGCCAAGGCCTTCCAGGACACCACCAAGAGCCAGCCGATCCTGATCCTGGCGGCGATCGTGGCGATCTACATCGTGCTCGGCATTCTCTACGAAAGCATGATCCATCCGATCACGGTGCTGTCGACCCTGCCGTCGGCCGGGATCGGCGCGGTGCTGGCGTTGATGCTGCTGCGCATGGAGTTCTCGGTGATCGCGCTGATCGGGTTGGTGCTGTTGATCGGCATCGTCAAGAAGAACGCGATCCTGATTATCGATTTCGCATTGGAGAGCGAGCGTGCGCGTGGGTTGTCGGCGCGTGATGCGATCTATGAGGCGTCGATGTTGCGGTTCAGGCCCATTCTTATGACGACGCTCGCCGCCGCCTTGGGCGCTCTGCCGCTTGCGGTTGGATTCGGCGAAGGCGCCGAACTGCGCCAGCCCCTGGGCGTGGCGATCATCGGCGGGTTGATGGCCAGCCAGGTGCTGACCCTGCTGACCACGCCGGTGGTCTATTACTACCTCGACCGGCTGCGCCGGCCCGGTCGCAACGAAGCCTCGCTGTCGCGCCTGGGCGACGACGGCCTGCACGCGCAAGGCGCTTAGGAGATCGGATGCGCGCTCATGGTGTGCTAGTCGCGTTGGTGGCCACGGTGGTGAGCGGTTGCGCCGCCGGCCCGGACTATGTTCGGCCGAGCCTGGCTGTGCCGACCGAATACAAGGAGGCTCGAGGCGAACCGGTCAAGGACTGGAATCCCGCGGTGCCCGCCGACGCGGCCGATCGCGGCGCGTGGTGGTCGGTATTCCACGATCCGGCGTTGGACGGATTGATGGCGCAGGTCGAGGTGTCGAACCAGAACCTCGCCGCGGCCGAAGCCGCGTATCGGCAGGCGAGGGCGCTGGTGCGCGAGCAGCGCGCGGCCTTGTTTCCGAGCGTGAGCCTGGACGGTTCGGGCACTCGCGCGCGCAGTGCCGGCAGCAGCGGTTCGAGCGTCGGCCAGACCTATCGCTACGACATCGGCGCGAGTTGGGAACCCGATGTATGGGGCCGTATCCGGCGCAATGTCGAAGGCGCACGCGCGCAGGCCGATGCCAGCGCGGCGGATCTGGCTTCGGCGCGCTTGGCCGCGCAAGGCGAGTTGGCGGCGAACTATTTCCAGTTGCGCGAAACCGATATCGAAACCGGGCTGTTGCAGTCGACCGTCGCGGCGTATCAGCGCGCCTTGACCATCACCGGCAATCGCTACGCCGCCGCGATCGCGGCCAAGAGCGACGTGCTGCAGGCGCAGACCCAGTTGGCCAATGCACAGGCCAGCCTGGCGAACCTGACCCAGCAACGCGCGCAACTGGAACACGCGATCGCGGTGCTGGTCGGAAAGACGCCGGCCGATTTCGCCCTCGCGCCCGATCCGGGCTGGCGCGCGCAGGTGCCCGAGCTGCCGCCGGGCGTGGCCTCGGAACTGCTGCAGCGCCGTCCCGACATCGCCGCGGCCGAACGCCGCGTGGCCGCGGCCAACGCCGAAGTCGGCGCGGCCCAGGCCGCGTTCTTTCCGAGCTTCACCTTGAGTGCTTCGCGTGGTGGCGGCGCCTCGCAGATCGGACGTTTGTTCGACGCGCCGTCGAGCCTGTGGTCGCTCGGCGTGGCCCTGGCCCAGACTTTGTTCGACGCGGGCGCACGCCGCGCCACCCGCGACGCGGCGCGAGCCGGCTACGACCAGACCGTGGCCCAGTACCGGCAGACCGCCTTGACCGCGTTCCAGGACGTCGAGGATCAACTGGTCGCCACCCGCGTGCTGGTCGAACGCGCCGGCTTCTACGCGCAGGCGTCGCAATCGGCCGACGAAGCCGAGCGTATCGCCTTGAACCGCTACAAGAGCGGGCTAGTCGCCTACACCGACGTGGTGGTCGCGCAGACCGCCGCGCTGTCGGCGCGGCAGTCGCTGGCCCAGGCCACCCGCGATCGACAGACCACCGCGGTCGCGTTGATCCAGGCGTTGGGTGGCGGTTGGCATGCGGGGCAGGGCGAAGCCAATCCCTAAAGCGTTGCCGAGCCATCGCGCAGTGGGTCACCGGCCCGCTTCGGCTTGCGAGACGCCTGCGAGCCACCTTCATCGCCAACGCCGCCGTGTATCCGCGGGGCGTATCGCGATCCGCGTGCCGTGGATGAGCGTGGTGCTGATCGATCCCGGTGGGGTCGGTATGCGGCGTCAGGCGTGCGGTGCGCCATTACCGCGCTGAATTGGCGATCGAGATCGATTACCTGGGCATTTCGGCTTTGTCTCGAGGTGCCGCCGCCACTTCGTCGACAGGACAGATCGTCTTCAACGGCAGGCCATCCTTGAGACTGAAATATTCCTTGCAGTGCGAATCGTCGTATTCGGTCCAGCGCATGCCGATGTCGCTTGCCGCGATCAGTTCGAAAGCCGAAGTGACGCCGTCAAGATTCCAATCCATCTGCGACCAGGCATAGCCATGTCGAAGGCCGCTAGAGATACGGATCACGCCGTACCCGACCAACACCATCGACACGATCAGCGCTGAAAGCTGCAATCCCTTGAGGCCCATGGATTTTGTACGTCCTGCACGGATGGGATGATGGCTTCGATTTTAGCAGTCAAGCGACTGCGCCGCTTTCAGGCACGAACCGGCTGAACGCACACTCCGCGGCGGCGGCGGGCAGGCGATCGAGATGACAAATGGCATGGGACGGCGTTGCGCGCCTCACTGAAGCTGCCTCGCACGGTCTTTGTCCCTCTGTCTGGTTTCATAATCAGGATCATCCCGCATGCTGCGTCCGCTCGCGCTGGCCGTTTCGCTGTACTTGTTGGCGGTCGCCGCGCCGGCCCACGCGGCCGCGCCGGTCGATAGCTTCGACATGAGCGTGACGCAGGCGCCGATACCGGTGCGGGTCGAGGGCCGGCAGCGATTGGTCTACGAAGTGCACCTGAGCAACTTCGGTCAGTCCGAATGGGCCTTGGCCGAGCTTCGCGCGATCGATGCCGCCACCGGCGCGAGCGTGGCGGCCTGGAGCGGCGGCGAACTGGCCGCGCGTACCCAGGTGATCGGCCGCGCTGCGGCGCCGACCGCTTCGGTCAAGCCCGGCGAACGCGCGGTGGTGTATCTGGAATTCGAGGCGACGCAGGCGTTGCCCAAGCGGCTGCGGCATCAACTCAGCTTCGCCGCGCTCGATGCCGCCGCGGGCAAGAGCGCCGTGTCGGCATCGGCGACGCAGACGGTCGTAGGCGCCGAACTCGACGTCGGCGCCGCCGCGTCGTTGCAACTCGCGCCGCCGCTGCGCGGCGGGCCGTGGGTCGCGATCTACGCGCCACAGTGGCCGCGCGGTCATCGCCGTGTGTTCTACACCTTGAACGGCCGCGCGCGTCTACCGGGCCGGCATGCGATCGATTGGGTGCGGGTCGATGCGGACGGACGGATCGCCAAGGGCGATGCCGATATCGCCGCCAACAGCCTGGGCTACGGCGCCGAAGTGCTGGCCGTGGCCGACGCGCGGGTCGCGGCGGTGCGCGACGGGCAGCCTGAGAGCGTCAAGGTCTCGGACAATCCGCGCCACGATTTCGATCAGGCCGCCGGCAACTACGTCGTGCTGGCGTTGGCCGACGGCCGCTATGCGACCTACGAGCATCTGCGTCCGGGCAGCATCAAGGTGCGCGAAGGCGACGCGGTGCGGGTCGGCCAGACCATCGGCGCGCTGGGTTTTACCGGTGATTCGACCGGGCCGCATCTGCATTTTCATCTTGCCGATGGGCGCACGCCGTTGGCGTCGGAAGGCGTGCCGTATGGGTTTGCCGGGTTTCGGTTGCTGGGGTATTACCCGCAGCTTGATCGGCTGGGGTCGAAGCCATGGCAGGCGTTGAGCGGCGAGGTTACGGCCGAGCGGGTCGATGAGTTGCCTGGGTCCAACAGCGTGGTGCAGTTTCCGCGTTGAGCGCGAACCGTGTTTCCCTCACCCCAACCCCTCTCCCGCAAGCGGGAGAGGGGCTCAGAGCTCCCTTCCCCGCACGCGGGAGAGTGCCTGAAACTCCCTTCTCCCGCTTGCGGGAGAAGGTGGCCCGAAGGGCCGGATCAGGGCGCGCGCGCCCCATCGGACGCCCCCCTCAATCCCGCCGCCGCCCGAACGCCGCATACGCCAGCACCGCGGTCAGCACGAACAGCCCGACCACCACGCTCCAGAACCCATGCGGGTTGTCCGACAGCGGCACGCCGCCGACGTTCATGCCGAACAGGCCGGCGATCAGGTTGATCGGCAGCGCCAGCACGGTCACCACGGTCAGCACGAACAAGGTGCGGCCGGTCTGTTCGTTGACCAGCGCGGCCAGTTCTTCCTGGATCAGCTTGACCCGCTCGACCAGCGCG
It includes:
- a CDS encoding efflux RND transporter permease subunit, producing MNLSAPFVRRPIGTVLLTIGLALSGIAAFFNLPVSPLPQVDFPTVSVSANLPGASPETMASNVATPLERRLGTIADVTEMTSQSSTGQARVTLQFDLGRSIDGAARDVMAAINAARGDLPATLKSNPTYRKVNPADAPIMIVAMTSKSRTPGQIYEAATNIVQQTLAQVEGVGDVEIGGGSLPAVRVEIVPYALSRYGIGLEDIRAAISAANANRPKGVVENGDRAFQIYTNDNGQTAADFRDLVVAWRDAAPVRLRDVARVIDSVEDVHTLGLFNGESAVVAVISRQPGANIIRTVDGVRAALPVLRKQLPADIELSIASDRTNTIRASLEEVAATLVIALILVILVVSVFLRSWRATVVPAVAVTVSILGAVAVMYLLGFSLNNLSLMALTIATGFVVDDAIVVLENTSRHLEQGMDRFEAALLGAREVGFTVVSISLSLVAVFIPLLFMGGIVGRLFREFAVTLSAAVLISLVVSLTTTPMMCAYLLRPHSQKKPPGRIGAFFDRQFDRAHRAYGASLRWALDHAALMLATLVLVVGLNAYLFVAIPKGFFPEQDTGQLNGGLRADQSISFQAMQGKLKEIVDVVRKDPAVATVVGFTGGSRAGGGFVFVTLKPKSGRKDSSEQVIARLRPQLMRIAGATLFLNPVQDVRLGGRQSNASYQYTLKADSSDALRIWADKLAAAMKQQPELTDIDSDTQAHGVESYVQIDRATASRLGITPADIDNVLYDAFGQRQVSTIYKNLNQYHVIQEVDPAYARDPSALNDVYVPANNATPTSTGVQAQSGSTASPVRNASQGSALTQSARQMVPLSAIAKFSDAAAATSINHQDAQLATTISFNLAPGSSLSDAQDAIARAQAQIGMPANVHGSFQGTAKAFQDTTKSQPILILAAIVAIYIVLGILYESMIHPITVLSTLPSAGIGAVLALMLLRMEFSVIALIGLVLLIGIVKKNAILIIDFALESERARGLSARDAIYEASMLRFRPILMTTLAAALGALPLAVGFGEGAELRQPLGVAIIGGLMASQVLTLLTTPVVYYYLDRLRRPGRNEASLSRLGDDGLHAQGA
- a CDS encoding efflux transporter outer membrane subunit; this translates as MRAHGVLVALVATVVSGCAAGPDYVRPSLAVPTEYKEARGEPVKDWNPAVPADAADRGAWWSVFHDPALDGLMAQVEVSNQNLAAAEAAYRQARALVREQRAALFPSVSLDGSGTRARSAGSSGSSVGQTYRYDIGASWEPDVWGRIRRNVEGARAQADASAADLASARLAAQGELAANYFQLRETDIETGLLQSTVAAYQRALTITGNRYAAAIAAKSDVLQAQTQLANAQASLANLTQQRAQLEHAIAVLVGKTPADFALAPDPGWRAQVPELPPGVASELLQRRPDIAAAERRVAAANAEVGAAQAAFFPSFTLSASRGGGASQIGRLFDAPSSLWSLGVALAQTLFDAGARRATRDAARAGYDQTVAQYRQTALTAFQDVEDQLVATRVLVERAGFYAQASQSADEAERIALNRYKSGLVAYTDVVVAQTAALSARQSLAQATRDRQTTAVALIQALGGGWHAGQGEANP
- a CDS encoding M23 family metallopeptidase, which encodes MLRPLALAVSLYLLAVAAPAHAAAPVDSFDMSVTQAPIPVRVEGRQRLVYEVHLSNFGQSEWALAELRAIDAATGASVAAWSGGELAARTQVIGRAAAPTASVKPGERAVVYLEFEATQALPKRLRHQLSFAALDAAAGKSAVSASATQTVVGAELDVGAAASLQLAPPLRGGPWVAIYAPQWPRGHRRVFYTLNGRARLPGRHAIDWVRVDADGRIAKGDADIAANSLGYGAEVLAVADARVAAVRDGQPESVKVSDNPRHDFDQAAGNYVVLALADGRYATYEHLRPGSIKVREGDAVRVGQTIGALGFTGDSTGPHLHFHLADGRTPLASEGVPYGFAGFRLLGYYPQLDRLGSKPWQALSGEVTAERVDELPGSNSVVQFPR